The nucleotide sequence TTTAGAGCATTGtagaagaaaatatctttcccTTCCGCAAAAAAAGTACATACCcacgcataaatataaatcttttaatccaTTCGCATTTCAACCTTTCGACACACAGGCAGCGAAAGGGTTAGTTATATTCTAGTTTTGCGGCTGCGCTTTCTTGCCACCACGTGGTTTAATGCTTTCGGAAATCTGCCACATTGCCTCCTCACAGAGGAAATCACTAAAGTTGTTGAAAAACGTTATGATGCGTTCGTGCTTTTTGAAAGAATATGTgctgtaaaataattacacaattaaagcattaaaatttatcatgtatCGTGTACATATTAtggataaaacaaaaatgctTACCCTTTCTTaaatcttttcatattttcaacaatattaaattgttgccatcttttcgagaaatttataGTGCCATCTGGTAATAAATCGTTATTTCCAATATGCACAAACGTAAGATCTTGCAAAACAAGTCcgctgaaatatatatatatattttttgataagtaAAAAGGTATgagatattgtatttttgagATGgaggataataataataaatacttgcGCTCTTACATATAAGGAATACATGGCGGCTGCGTTTCTGCCAGAGCTTGTCTATAGGCTCGGAAACTGCTAGAACTATCGATGAGAGCGCAATATTCCTTGAGACCTTCCGTAATATGTTTTTGCCATTCAAGTCTCCTAATAGGCGCACTGTCTAACGCAGATAATAACGCGAGAtagctattaaaattattaattttcctaaGATGTTTCATGATTTTGATGAACTTTACGACATATTTCTCCCTATCTTTTGCCTCGTTTTCTAATCGGTGCTCCAATATCCGAGATCGCGCCCAATacgacattttattaaaatgttcggTAAATCTTGTGAGATTCGGACTTCTCTCTTCGTTCTGTTCCTGCGCCCAGATCAGCACTTCCGGGATTTCTATTTTCATAAACAAATCGGCATCGAGTAACGTCATTTGTTCAGCAATCTGTTCGCTCTTAAAGTCCAACAGAGAAGCCTGTTTCGTTGTTACGCTTAGAGATGAAAGAATCGGTTGGGCTGCTTGTAACTGCTTGATAGTGTGCTTCTCTAAAATCTTAACTCGCAATGCTTTGGCCATTGTAAGATCTCCACTGCACACCAGTTGTTGTACAAATTCCATCAAAGTTTGCAGAAGAACGTCGTCAAGATCAGATATTCTGTTTAATAGAGaatgatatcaaatattatattcagaaatacaaaagttttaaaatgtcAATACGCTACACTTACGTTAAATCACTAACGACCCTAACTAATAAGGAGAATGCTTCACGCGCGGCTCTTTGTTTCACGACATCCGGAGAACATGAAAAACGTTGATGGCGTCTATGTAGTTTTCGAATTAGTTCTAATGGCTGCATGAAGGTTCTGTACGTCGTTAGAAACGCTTCTTGGTACAGGAAGTCTGCAAAAgatgtatattgtttttatcgattcattcattttcattattaatcgcATCGTCAATGATCATCTATCAATTTATACGCgattttgtatattgtataattatcaatatgatatttattcattaaaaatattatgtcaatTACCTGATTCTTTTTCATCTATGCagcgtacaaaaaaaatatatattttttttttatgtttagatatttttttattctaatttttttaatattaattccaaacattatgtttaataaattaaaaaatatataccgtGTTTATTTGCTTTCGTGGCGTGAATTAATAAAGCATCTGGATGTCCACCACGTATATCTGGGCCTTCTTCATCGGATTTTTTCAACACTAAGTATTTGTTAATATCTAATTCATCTAAAATACTATCATCTTGATCAATATCCCTTAGTTCGAGGGTATTTTCATCAACTGATATGGAAGAAAGAGCATTACTAGCAGGTCTAGACGATGATAATATTGTGTCCATAATGTTGTTATTCTGAAATAAAACGATTATGTTACGCGCATGCTTCGAATGCTAATCGTGATTTGTCCATAAcgcaatatgaatttattacattaatgttTACCAATTTTACTGGAGTCGAAGGagtaacatcttttttttcatgtgcGTACGTTGGCTCTTCCAACTTGAGAGGTGTCGATGTCACAAGAGGATCCGAGTTGTGAATACTTTGCATACTGATTGTGGGTTTTGGTGATATTGGTGGAGGTGTAGCATTTGATTTAATGGAACGAGATCTCTTTGGTGGTAATGCCGGGGGCAGACTAGAATTATTTGTTGTCTCTATCGAGCTCGGTGTAGTAGTCATAGaaagactaaaaaaaaaaacagaaaataaatttttgatcatctttatttctctaatattacttactaaaaatatctgcataataaaagtgaataacgatatataataagtatacataaattatgtatcACGATATACTTTGAACTATCATGTAGAGCAGTCACAGTACGCGTCACAAAGGAACATGATTGAGTTGTGGTGAGAGACATCTCGTGCTGCTGCCACTCTGCTTGCATCGAATTGTAAGCTGCTACAGAATGACGAGTACCGAGACCCGAGATGAAATCGTTATTACTGTGGGAGCAATTCCCAAACATCTCCATGTAAGCCATAactgaaatatatgtacaagtgTAGCTTTAGAATCTCATGGGAGAATATCGAAAGAATAATCTTTgttactataaattattctgaacaaaaactaaattttttaatgacataatACAGTCGATGAATATAGCAAGCATGATGTATGCtgcagtaaaatattaaagcgcACAATGTATGGATTGTATGGAAACACAAGAGAATGTGTATTTGTTATTTCGATAAgccatatgtaaaaaattaaaaactcacTGGAATAAGAATGAAATCTTTTAAACAGCATCGTTCGTATCGCTGTATTACGCATTAACTATTGAGCTATTGCACAATGGGA is from Cataglyphis hispanica isolate Lineage 1 chromosome 15, ULB_Chis1_1.0, whole genome shotgun sequence and encodes:
- the LOC126855216 gene encoding guanine nucleotide-releasing factor 2 isoform X8, with product MRSPGSGSGGGGGGGGGGAGGGSGTGTRAASPSSPRTSRDKSVPGCNDAGNTLDKNPLRDLHIHVRQVQLALLHFRDVVSKKKLEMLPGNGTIVLDTVTTIHNALKSYLLYENSSTLGSATNQVYQALAQLLKLCDDVLLHGDQSSALDTENVTHVIGLVEEAVKNLVALAHEKIANKQKPASVANNNRTSGYGSELTQRNSLPDIPLTPRERQILEQTAASSSLVRSSHSSESILQDSSPPPKPPLPDRTNVCLSEENSSSGTPPPLPPKRRTRTQQLLDESEGLLASSLDRVSLRSRSPEDSSSLLSASAGSLDSALNHSRDEDEIRAIMGPNDESLNDSMDLSLMATIQGMQVNGTSNCNCWDGSETSIPSTMLLGQQTPQEMLSPFTGIEGKMERLSTQTQESGFVSMHSQRSSSQSYTTASKRSSQQSSISYNSQSFSAQQQQSFSQTKLSSDSNGSIFAQKTMTSSKSTISTTNVSGNGDPALLEKLVNEMESTVISDSNGVPPALPEKRSKRRKERQPSQYDNVPENEHLSTCTLHTSNGDSSDANKPPPLPLKKRHMFQSVAYSVMAYMEMFGNCSHSNNDFISGLGTRHSVAAYNSMQAEWQQHEMSLTTTQSCSFVTRTVTALHDSSNLSMTTTPSSIETTNNSSLPPALPPKRSRSIKSNATPPPISPKPTISMQSIHNSDPLVTSTPLKLEEPTYAHEKKDVTPSTPVKLVNINNNNIMDTILSSSRPASNALSSISVDENTLELRDIDQDDSILDELDINKYLVLKKSDEEGPDIRGGHPDALLIHATKANKHDFLYQEAFLTTYRTFMQPLELIRKLHRRHQRFSCSPDVVKQRAAREAFSLLVRVVSDLTISDLDDVLLQTLMEFVQQLVCSGDLTMAKALRVKILEKHTIKQLQAAQPILSSLSVTTKQASLLDFKSEQIAEQMTLLDADLFMKIEIPEVLIWAQEQNEERSPNLTRFTEHFNKMSYWARSRILEHRLENEAKDREKYVVKFIKIMKHLRKINNFNSYLALLSALDSAPIRRLEWQKHITEGLKEYCALIDSSSSFRAYRQALAETQPPCIPYIGLVLQDLTFVHIGNNDLLPDGTINFSKRWQQFNIVENMKRFKKGTYSFKKHERIITFFNNFSDFLCEEAMWQISESIKPRGGKKAQPQN